One Paraburkholderia kururiensis DNA window includes the following coding sequences:
- a CDS encoding ABC transporter substrate-binding protein: protein MTWWSSPSESAALNHIVDAFNASGGRLTVQIAPGALVAEQTTIRSMRDGQSPDVAQFNISRQFDQLVEDGQLRRLDSVSNRNNWANVFPAYVQSVIRRNGHFYAVPLGIHNYSAIFFSWPVFKKSGVDSPPRNIDELIADLRKARDHGFVPVAVGPQDWEVKIIFDSLLLGVAGKERFLRLYRDHDVALAASPELTRVLTYLREIRDLAELSPQASTWSDATRQVVSNHAAVQFMGDWAEGEFIAKGLSAGKDFGCLTGIGTGPVQAAMIGGDVWVFPKTDEPIKIKAQNLLAEVATDPGVQIDFSREKGSIPARLDVDTDRLNVCQQRFAALVRHDDVVPNADMFLSPDESHAIRAVLMRFWRRQLDVAGTQKALQNVL, encoded by the coding sequence TTGACCTGGTGGTCATCGCCCTCCGAATCGGCAGCGTTGAACCACATTGTGGACGCCTTCAACGCATCGGGCGGACGACTGACCGTGCAGATTGCACCGGGCGCGCTCGTCGCCGAGCAAACGACCATTCGGTCCATGCGCGACGGCCAGTCACCGGATGTCGCGCAATTCAATATCTCGCGGCAGTTCGACCAGTTGGTCGAAGATGGACAATTGCGGCGGCTTGATTCCGTATCGAACAGGAACAATTGGGCGAACGTCTTTCCCGCCTACGTGCAAAGTGTCATCCGGCGCAACGGCCACTTCTATGCGGTGCCGCTGGGCATCCACAATTACAGCGCGATTTTCTTCTCGTGGCCGGTTTTCAAGAAAAGCGGAGTGGATTCGCCGCCTCGCAATATCGACGAGTTGATCGCGGACTTGCGTAAAGCACGAGACCACGGTTTCGTCCCGGTGGCTGTAGGCCCGCAAGACTGGGAAGTCAAAATAATCTTCGATAGCTTGCTGCTTGGCGTGGCAGGCAAAGAGCGGTTCCTGCGGCTATACCGGGATCATGACGTGGCACTGGCGGCTTCTCCCGAACTCACTCGCGTCCTGACCTACCTCCGCGAAATCAGAGACCTCGCTGAGCTATCGCCGCAAGCATCCACGTGGAGCGATGCAACGCGACAGGTCGTCTCGAATCACGCTGCGGTGCAGTTCATGGGGGACTGGGCCGAAGGAGAATTCATTGCGAAAGGCTTATCTGCCGGAAAAGACTTTGGATGCCTGACCGGAATCGGCACGGGGCCGGTGCAGGCGGCAATGATTGGCGGCGACGTATGGGTGTTTCCGAAGACGGATGAGCCGATAAAGATAAAAGCGCAGAACCTGCTGGCCGAGGTGGCGACCGATCCAGGAGTGCAAATCGACTTCTCTCGTGAGAAGGGTTCGATTCCCGCGCGTCTGGATGTCGATACCGACAGGCTGAACGTCTGTCAGCAGCGCTTCGCGGCACTGGTGAGACATGACGATGTCGTGCCGAACGCAGACATGTTTCTGTCGCCGGACGAAAGCCACGCGATACGCGCGGTGCTGATGCGCTTCTGGCGTCGGCAATTGGACGTCGCGGGTACACAGAAGGCGTTGCAGAATGTTCTGTGA
- a CDS encoding winged helix-turn-helix domain-containing protein, producing MISFPPFQLDSDNKCLWKSTATGAMHRLTLAPRAFDMLEFLIRNAGRLVTHEGLLTALWPNQWVQPEVIKTHVRSIRSVLEDDARQPRFIETHRSRGYRFIADIVSSGPDRLVAPAPADIVVMSTSGAHVPGRLTLQEIAALLEQIPDEPSAAWAREHTHRADSLTVDSLTLCAHGFQAARLTVVVSYLRDDADMVVRPASVLH from the coding sequence ATGATTTCTTTTCCTCCTTTCCAACTGGACTCCGACAACAAATGCCTCTGGAAGTCCACGGCGACTGGCGCCATGCACAGGCTGACATTGGCTCCGCGAGCCTTCGACATGCTCGAATTCCTGATACGGAATGCCGGCCGGCTGGTGACTCACGAAGGCCTGTTGACTGCATTGTGGCCCAATCAGTGGGTGCAGCCAGAAGTCATCAAAACGCACGTCAGGTCGATTCGCTCCGTTCTGGAGGACGATGCGAGGCAACCCCGGTTCATCGAGACGCATCGTAGCCGAGGGTATCGGTTCATTGCCGATATCGTATCGAGCGGGCCGGATCGACTTGTCGCGCCGGCACCCGCCGATATCGTCGTGATGTCAACGTCGGGCGCGCATGTTCCCGGCCGTCTGACGCTGCAGGAAATCGCTGCGCTGCTGGAACAGATTCCGGATGAGCCGTCTGCCGCGTGGGCGAGGGAGCATACGCATCGTGCCGACTCTTTGACGGTAGATTCGCTTACGCTCTGCGCACACGGCTTCCAGGCTGCTCGCCTGACGGTGGTGGTGAGCTATCTGCGCGACGATGCCGATATGGTTGTGCGCCCCGCAAGCGTACTTCATTGA
- a CDS encoding LuxR C-terminal-related transcriptional regulator produces the protein MNGANVGCTPASDADTCSARPARAGMQMTCGSSYVYWQLGDMEQLEALTGGETGECPDHLRSATAIFDCAVDAMAELRKLHLNSAQALAEHAFDMAQHVADISSSIDVLPASIIGHVLFERGRLDEAHALIAPRLPHLRHAGMVEGVLRCYGLLARIAAARGQPGHALALLADAEELAIERCWSRLRVASLSQQVAIHLWMGSPGEATGCARRLEEQIAACAQQGSMPGFDMARYQVITHARLALARPNGTFDVQQLQNVYLDCVSRHDYISAVEIALLLVEVQLQQQRQDTAFELLAALVRYAVSAGLMQTLVDCNDSVGELISKLGRGDMPPRLTDAQSLRAYASLIDARRRARRVPQPCRGAVATANALRGLPSTTSLSDRERVVVWLMGQGMTNKQIALHLRIAPETVKSHAKHLYTKLSVKNRAEAVTVAVRLGLAQFPEKGAAASVVRGRIG, from the coding sequence ATGAACGGAGCAAATGTCGGATGTACCCCCGCATCGGACGCGGATACCTGTTCTGCTCGCCCGGCGCGGGCCGGCATGCAAATGACCTGTGGCTCTTCATACGTGTATTGGCAGCTCGGCGACATGGAGCAGCTTGAGGCACTCACAGGCGGCGAGACAGGCGAGTGCCCCGATCACTTGCGTAGCGCAACAGCGATATTCGATTGTGCAGTCGACGCAATGGCCGAACTTCGGAAACTGCACCTGAATTCAGCCCAGGCATTGGCCGAGCATGCTTTCGACATGGCACAACACGTCGCTGACATCTCGTCGTCGATCGATGTGTTGCCGGCCAGCATAATTGGGCACGTGCTCTTTGAGCGGGGGCGCCTGGACGAAGCCCATGCATTGATCGCGCCGCGTCTGCCGCATCTGCGCCACGCGGGCATGGTCGAAGGTGTGCTTCGTTGCTACGGCTTGCTCGCGCGCATCGCGGCAGCGCGTGGACAACCGGGCCATGCCCTGGCCTTGCTCGCTGACGCCGAGGAACTTGCGATCGAGCGCTGCTGGTCGCGCCTGCGCGTCGCGTCCCTTTCACAACAAGTGGCCATCCATCTCTGGATGGGATCGCCCGGCGAAGCGACGGGTTGCGCGCGACGGCTGGAAGAGCAGATTGCAGCATGTGCGCAGCAGGGCAGTATGCCGGGCTTCGATATGGCACGTTACCAGGTCATCACGCATGCGCGCCTCGCGCTTGCACGGCCGAATGGCACCTTCGATGTTCAGCAGCTTCAGAATGTCTACCTCGATTGTGTATCGCGGCACGATTACATCAGCGCGGTCGAGATCGCGCTGCTGCTCGTGGAAGTGCAATTGCAGCAGCAGCGACAAGATACGGCTTTCGAATTGCTCGCTGCGCTAGTGCGTTATGCCGTTTCAGCAGGGTTGATGCAAACGCTCGTGGACTGCAACGACAGCGTGGGCGAACTGATCTCGAAGCTCGGGCGGGGGGACATGCCGCCGCGGCTAACCGATGCTCAGAGCTTGCGTGCCTACGCAAGCCTGATCGACGCGCGACGGCGAGCGCGACGTGTGCCGCAACCGTGCCGAGGTGCGGTCGCGACTGCGAATGCCCTTCGCGGATTGCCCTCGACTACGAGTCTCAGCGACCGCGAACGCGTGGTCGTTTGGCTCATGGGACAAGGGATGACCAATAAACAGATTGCGTTGCATTTGCGCATCGCACCCGAAACCGTCAAGTCTCATGCGAAGCATCTATACACCAAGCTATCAGTAAAAAACCGCGCGGAAGCAGTAACAGTCGCAGTTCGACTCGGGCTGGCACAGTTTCCGGAGAAAGGCGCTGCGGCCAGCGTTGTCAGAGGGCGCATCGGTTGA
- a CDS encoding efflux transporter outer membrane subunit, producing MLSRRPVLLLLSAAVLSACTVGPDYRQPEVPLAQSYMTRPPTPAATPAAADLSAWWEGFDDPLLTRYVSIALAQNLDLAQAVARIDQARARLGGATAALLPSATVSGSAARAYQSIDTPEGQLLNATPNYKRWGSEYETDLEAGWEIDIFGGLRRQREAALADYSATRAAAVATRLAVAAQTADIYVTIRGLQARLDIANQQVKTQEELLDDVKLLYSKGAAANYQVQQAQGTLDQVRATIPVLNAGLDAASNSLDVILGSPPGTHRAELLAVAPIPVAPSLADMGTPADLLQRRPDLIAAERHLAASNARIGAAISEYYPTVSLNAFLGSATAAGAGTLFTSGATQGAGLVGLRWRLFDFTRINADVSAAKGADAEALAGYRLAVLRATEDVENSLSLLVNRQTQAATLLHAESSLTQARNSSMAAYHGGAASFIDVLHADESLLQASDARAQAQTESARAAIATFKALGGGWNPQPIQTKPAGTAITKLG from the coding sequence ATGCTTTCACGTCGCCCCGTCCTTCTTCTGCTGAGCGCCGCCGTGCTCTCGGCCTGCACGGTGGGCCCCGATTACCGGCAGCCCGAGGTCCCGCTCGCGCAAAGCTACATGACCCGGCCGCCTACCCCGGCGGCCACCCCCGCCGCGGCGGATCTGTCGGCCTGGTGGGAAGGGTTCGACGATCCGCTGCTCACGCGCTATGTTTCGATCGCACTGGCCCAGAATCTCGACCTCGCCCAGGCGGTCGCGCGAATCGACCAGGCGCGCGCGCGGCTCGGCGGGGCCACCGCGGCGCTGCTTCCCTCGGCGACGGTTTCGGGGTCCGCGGCGCGGGCGTACCAGTCAATCGATACGCCCGAAGGCCAACTGCTCAACGCGACGCCGAATTACAAGCGCTGGGGCAGCGAGTACGAGACTGATCTCGAAGCCGGTTGGGAAATCGACATTTTCGGTGGTCTGCGCAGACAACGCGAAGCCGCGCTGGCAGATTATTCGGCCACCCGCGCAGCGGCCGTTGCAACCCGACTTGCCGTTGCTGCCCAGACCGCGGACATCTACGTGACGATACGCGGCCTTCAGGCACGCCTCGACATTGCGAACCAGCAGGTGAAGACGCAGGAAGAACTGCTCGATGACGTGAAGCTCCTTTACTCGAAGGGGGCGGCCGCCAACTACCAGGTTCAACAGGCGCAAGGAACCCTCGACCAGGTTCGCGCAACCATACCTGTGCTCAATGCCGGCCTGGATGCGGCATCGAACTCTCTTGACGTCATCCTCGGCTCGCCACCGGGTACGCACCGCGCAGAACTGCTTGCTGTCGCGCCCATCCCTGTTGCGCCGTCCCTCGCCGATATGGGCACGCCCGCCGATCTGCTGCAAAGACGGCCCGACCTGATTGCTGCGGAACGCCATCTCGCAGCCTCCAACGCGCGTATTGGCGCCGCGATCAGCGAGTACTATCCCACCGTTTCGCTGAACGCTTTTCTGGGCAGTGCAACGGCGGCGGGAGCCGGGACGCTTTTCACGAGCGGTGCCACTCAAGGCGCGGGTCTTGTCGGGTTGCGCTGGCGCCTGTTCGACTTCACGCGCATCAACGCCGACGTGAGCGCGGCGAAAGGAGCCGATGCCGAGGCGCTTGCCGGCTATCGCCTCGCCGTACTTCGCGCCACCGAGGATGTCGAAAATTCTTTGTCATTGCTGGTCAACCGCCAGACGCAAGCGGCCACCCTTTTGCACGCGGAATCGTCACTGACTCAAGCGCGAAATTCCTCGATGGCCGCTTACCATGGCGGAGCTGCAAGCTTCATCGACGTATTGCACGCCGACGAATCTTTGCTGCAGGCGTCCGACGCGAGAGCGCAGGCGCAAACGGAATCGGCTCGCGCCGCCATCGCGACGTTCAAGGCACTCGGCGGCGGCTGGAATCCGCAACCGATCCAGACAAAGCCGGCTGGCACAGCCATCACAAAATTGGGCTAG
- a CDS encoding TetR/AcrR family transcriptional regulator, protein MTQPSPPAQPSRGPTDHEVRAQIVDAATEYFTRYGYEKTTVSDLAKEIGFSKAYIYKFFDSKQAIGEVICANRLAAINAAVNEAVAEVSSATEKFRRFFKTLVASGSQLFFQDRKLYDIAAVAAATPWPSVRGYEERIRQLLSDILRQGRETGEFERKTPLDETVNAIFLVMKPYFNPLQLQYNLDSAEEATTQLASLVLRSLSP, encoded by the coding sequence ATGACTCAGCCCAGCCCCCCCGCCCAGCCCTCCCGTGGCCCCACGGACCACGAAGTCCGCGCGCAGATTGTCGATGCCGCGACGGAATACTTCACCCGATACGGTTACGAAAAAACCACCGTTTCCGACCTCGCGAAAGAAATCGGTTTTTCGAAGGCCTACATCTACAAGTTTTTCGACTCGAAGCAGGCCATAGGCGAGGTGATTTGCGCCAATCGCCTGGCAGCCATCAACGCGGCCGTGAACGAGGCGGTGGCCGAAGTCAGTAGCGCCACCGAAAAATTTCGGCGTTTTTTCAAGACGTTAGTGGCTTCCGGCAGCCAGCTCTTCTTCCAGGACCGCAAGCTTTACGACATCGCCGCCGTGGCCGCAGCGACGCCGTGGCCTTCGGTGAGGGGTTACGAGGAGCGGATCCGGCAGCTGCTGTCGGACATCCTGCGGCAGGGCCGCGAGACCGGTGAGTTCGAGCGCAAGACACCGCTCGACGAGACTGTGAATGCGATCTTTCTCGTGATGAAGCCGTACTTCAACCCGCTGCAGCTCCAGTACAACCTCGATTCCGCCGAGGAAGCGACGACCCAGCTCGCGAGCCTGGTGCTCAGAAGCCTGTCTCCCTGA
- a CDS encoding efflux RND transporter periplasmic adaptor subunit → MFRRRHLLYTLSLTSLALAACGDGHVSDPRTEIPLVRASIVQHAPGESRAFTGVVGARVQSDLGFRVQGKVIERLVDVGQTVKRGQPLMRIDPIDLGLQARSQQQLVDAALARATQTADDEARYRGLVAAGAVSASTYEQLKAAADSAKAQLTAAKAQADLANNASGYAVLLADADGVIVETLAEPGQVVTAGQIVVRLAHAGPREAVVQLPETLRPAAGSVAQATLYGANRKSVPATLRQLSDSADRLTRTYEARYVLGGALADAPLGATVTIDLPGPASKGGQHEAALEVPVGALFDPGTGTGVWTIDGAPAHASWHKVRVSALSTDTATVTGDLREGERVVALGAHLLHDGEKVRLADDSMATASVAQKGDTR, encoded by the coding sequence ATGTTTCGGCGTCGTCATCTTCTTTACACACTGAGCCTGACCTCGCTTGCTCTTGCGGCATGCGGTGACGGGCATGTCTCCGACCCGCGCACCGAGATTCCGCTGGTGCGCGCCAGCATCGTTCAGCACGCCCCGGGCGAAAGCCGCGCGTTCACGGGCGTCGTGGGCGCTCGGGTTCAAAGCGATCTGGGCTTCCGGGTTCAGGGCAAAGTGATCGAGCGGCTGGTCGACGTGGGCCAGACGGTCAAGCGCGGCCAGCCCTTGATGCGCATCGATCCGATCGATCTTGGGTTGCAGGCGCGCTCGCAACAGCAGCTCGTGGATGCCGCCCTGGCCCGAGCCACGCAGACCGCGGACGACGAGGCCCGCTATCGCGGGCTGGTAGCAGCAGGCGCGGTATCGGCATCGACGTACGAGCAACTCAAGGCCGCCGCCGATTCGGCAAAAGCCCAGCTCACCGCCGCGAAAGCGCAAGCCGACCTCGCGAACAACGCGTCGGGATATGCCGTCCTCCTGGCAGATGCCGACGGCGTGATTGTCGAGACGCTCGCCGAACCGGGGCAGGTGGTCACCGCGGGGCAGATCGTCGTGCGCCTCGCTCACGCGGGGCCGCGCGAAGCCGTCGTGCAGCTTCCCGAAACGCTGCGTCCGGCTGCGGGTTCGGTTGCGCAGGCAACGCTCTACGGCGCGAACAGGAAGAGCGTGCCCGCCACGTTGCGTCAGCTCTCGGATTCCGCCGACCGGCTGACGCGCACCTACGAGGCCCGGTACGTTCTTGGCGGCGCGCTCGCCGACGCGCCGCTCGGTGCCACGGTGACCATCGATCTGCCGGGTCCGGCCAGTAAGGGCGGCCAGCACGAGGCCGCGCTGGAGGTGCCGGTGGGCGCGCTGTTCGATCCGGGCACGGGCACCGGCGTCTGGACCATCGACGGGGCGCCGGCCCATGCGTCCTGGCACAAGGTACGCGTGAGCGCGTTGAGCACCGACACGGCGACGGTCACGGGCGACCTTCGCGAAGGCGAGCGGGTGGTCGCGCTGGGTGCGCACCTGCTTCACGACGGTGAAAAGGTGCGACTGGCCGATGACAGCATGGCCACGGCTTCGGTCGCCCAGAAGGGAGACACGCGATGA
- a CDS encoding efflux RND transporter permease subunit: protein MSGFNLSALAVRERSVTLFLIILISVAGVVAFFKLGRAEDPPFTVKSMTVITAWPGATAQEMQDQVAEPLEKRMQELRWYDRTETYTRPGLAFMTVTLLDSTPPAEVPEEFYQARKKLSDEAGNLPAGVIGPLVNDEYSDVTFALFALKAKGQPERLLVRDAEDLRQRLLHVAGVKKVNIVGEQAERIFISFSHDRLATLGVTPQDIFAALNGQNVLTPAGSIDTAGAQVFIRVEGAFDKLQKIRDTPIVVQGRTLKLSDVATVERGYEDPATFQIRNGGEPALLLGIVMRDGWNGLNLGQALDKEVAKINAGLPLGMSLTKVTDQAVNIHGAIDEFMVKFFVALLVVMIVSFVSMGWRVGIVVSAAVPLTLAGVFVVMAATGKNFDRITLGSLILALGLLVDDAIIAIEMMVVKMEEGYSRVQASAYAWSHTAAPMLSGTLVTAVGFMPNGFARSTAGEYTSNMFWIVGIALVTSWIVAVVFTPYLGVKLLPDIPKIEGGHEAIYNTPNYQRFRRFLVRVVQRKWMVAGIVVGSFVVAVMGMSVVKKQFFPTSDRPEVLVEVQMPYGTSIEQTSAAAGKVEGWLAKQPEAKIVTSYVGQGAPRFYLAMSPELPDPSFAKIVIRTNDEKEREALKLRLREAVAEGLVPAAQVRVTQLVFGPYSPYPVAFRVMGPDARTLRTIAAQVEGVMNASPMMRTVNTDWGPLVPTVHFTLDQDRLAAVGLTSSSVAQQLQFLLTGIPVTNVREDIRSVEVVARSAGEIRLDPNRISGFTLVGSAGQRVPLSQVGKVDIRMEDPILRRRDRTPTITVRGDIAEDLQPPDVSTAMLAKLQPIIAKLPEGYRIEEAGSIEESGKATKALVPLFPIMVALTLLIIIFQTRSIAATMMVFATSPLGLIGVVPTLLLFNQPFGINALVGLIALSGILMRNTLILIGQIEHNGREGMTPFHAVVEATIQRSRPVILTALAAMLAFIPLTHSVFWGTLAYTLIGGTFAGTVLTLVFLPAMYSIWFKIRPDAGDAPAPHVESETAIA, encoded by the coding sequence ATGAGCGGCTTCAATCTGTCGGCCCTTGCGGTTCGCGAGCGTTCCGTCACGCTGTTTCTCATCATCCTGATTTCCGTTGCCGGCGTCGTCGCGTTCTTCAAGCTGGGGCGGGCCGAAGACCCGCCGTTCACGGTCAAGTCGATGACGGTCATCACGGCATGGCCCGGCGCCACGGCACAGGAGATGCAGGATCAGGTCGCCGAGCCGCTCGAAAAGCGCATGCAGGAATTGCGCTGGTACGACCGCACGGAAACCTATACGCGTCCGGGCCTCGCGTTCATGACGGTGACCTTGCTCGATAGCACGCCGCCCGCCGAGGTGCCCGAAGAGTTCTACCAGGCGCGCAAAAAACTCTCCGACGAAGCTGGCAATTTGCCGGCCGGCGTGATCGGTCCGCTCGTCAACGACGAATACTCGGACGTCACCTTCGCCTTGTTCGCGCTCAAAGCCAAAGGGCAACCCGAACGGTTGCTCGTGCGTGACGCCGAAGACCTTCGTCAGCGGCTGCTTCACGTGGCCGGCGTGAAGAAGGTCAACATCGTGGGCGAGCAGGCCGAACGGATCTTCATTTCGTTCTCGCACGACCGGCTCGCCACGCTCGGCGTGACGCCCCAGGACATCTTCGCGGCATTGAACGGCCAGAACGTGCTGACGCCGGCCGGTTCCATCGATACCGCAGGCGCGCAGGTGTTCATTCGCGTGGAGGGCGCCTTCGACAAGCTGCAGAAGATCCGCGACACGCCCATCGTCGTGCAGGGCCGCACGCTCAAGCTCTCGGACGTGGCTACCGTCGAGCGCGGTTACGAGGACCCGGCCACCTTCCAGATACGCAATGGCGGCGAACCGGCTTTGCTGCTCGGTATCGTCATGCGCGACGGCTGGAACGGGCTGAACCTGGGGCAGGCGCTCGACAAGGAAGTGGCGAAGATCAATGCCGGCCTGCCGCTCGGCATGAGCCTCACGAAGGTGACCGACCAGGCCGTGAACATTCACGGGGCCATCGACGAATTCATGGTGAAGTTCTTCGTCGCGCTGCTCGTGGTCATGATCGTGAGCTTCGTGAGCATGGGCTGGCGCGTGGGCATCGTGGTGTCGGCGGCGGTACCGTTGACGCTCGCGGGCGTGTTCGTGGTCATGGCCGCCACGGGCAAGAATTTCGATCGCATCACGCTCGGCTCGCTGATCCTCGCGCTCGGGCTGCTGGTGGACGACGCCATCATCGCCATCGAAATGATGGTCGTGAAAATGGAGGAGGGCTACAGCCGCGTGCAAGCATCTGCCTACGCGTGGAGCCACACGGCCGCGCCGATGCTCTCGGGCACGCTCGTCACCGCGGTCGGCTTCATGCCGAACGGCTTTGCGCGCTCCACGGCCGGCGAATACACGAGCAACATGTTCTGGATCGTCGGCATCGCGCTGGTCACCTCGTGGATCGTGGCGGTCGTGTTCACGCCGTATCTCGGCGTCAAGCTGCTGCCCGACATTCCGAAGATCGAAGGCGGCCACGAGGCGATCTACAACACGCCGAATTACCAGCGCTTTCGCCGCTTCCTCGTGCGTGTGGTTCAACGCAAGTGGATGGTGGCAGGCATCGTGGTCGGTTCGTTCGTGGTGGCGGTGATGGGCATGAGCGTGGTGAAGAAGCAGTTCTTCCCGACGTCCGACCGCCCTGAAGTGCTCGTGGAAGTTCAGATGCCCTATGGCACCTCGATCGAGCAAACCTCGGCGGCCGCGGGCAAGGTGGAGGGATGGCTCGCTAAGCAGCCCGAAGCAAAGATCGTGACCTCGTACGTCGGGCAGGGCGCGCCGCGCTTTTATCTGGCGATGTCTCCGGAATTGCCTGACCCGTCGTTCGCCAAAATCGTGATCCGCACGAATGACGAGAAAGAGCGCGAGGCACTTAAACTCCGTCTGCGCGAAGCGGTTGCCGAAGGGCTGGTGCCCGCGGCCCAGGTGCGCGTGACGCAGCTCGTGTTCGGCCCGTACTCGCCGTATCCCGTCGCGTTCCGTGTCATGGGACCGGACGCCCGCACGTTGCGCACCATCGCCGCGCAGGTGGAAGGCGTCATGAACGCAAGCCCCATGATGCGAACCGTGAATACCGACTGGGGGCCGCTCGTGCCCACGGTGCACTTCACGCTGGATCAGGATCGGCTCGCGGCGGTCGGGCTGACCTCCAGTTCGGTTGCGCAGCAGTTGCAGTTTCTGCTGACCGGCATCCCGGTGACGAACGTGCGCGAGGACATTCGTTCGGTGGAAGTTGTCGCGCGATCGGCCGGCGAGATCCGGCTCGATCCCAACCGCATCAGCGGATTCACGCTGGTCGGCTCGGCAGGACAGCGCGTGCCGCTCTCACAGGTGGGCAAGGTCGATATCCGCATGGAAGACCCGATCCTGCGCCGTCGCGACCGCACGCCCACCATCACGGTGCGCGGCGATATCGCGGAAGACCTGCAACCGCCCGACGTGTCCACGGCGATGCTGGCAAAGCTGCAACCTATCATCGCGAAACTTCCGGAGGGCTACCGGATCGAGGAGGCCGGGTCCATCGAAGAATCGGGCAAGGCGACGAAGGCGCTCGTGCCGCTCTTTCCGATCATGGTCGCGCTGACGCTGCTCATCATCATCTTCCAGACGCGCTCGATTGCCGCCACGATGATGGTGTTCGCCACCAGCCCGCTCGGGCTGATCGGTGTGGTGCCCACGCTGCTGCTGTTCAACCAGCCGTTCGGCATCAATGCACTGGTCGGGCTCATTGCGCTGTCCGGCATCCTGATGCGCAACACGCTGATCCTGATCGGACAGATCGAGCATAACGGCCGCGAAGGGATGACGCCGTTCCATGCGGTGGTGGAAGCCACCATCCAACGATCGAGGCCGGTCATCCTCACTGCGCTTGCCGCGATGCTCGCCTTCATCCCGCTGACCCATTCGGTGTTCTGGGGCACACTCGCCTACACGCTGATCGGCGGAACGTTCGCGGGCACGGTCCTGACGCTGGTGTTTCTGCCCGCGATGTACTCCATCTGGTTCAAGATCCGGCCCGATGCCGGCGACGCACCGGCTCCGCATGTGGAGAGCGAGACGGCGATTGCATGA
- a CDS encoding O-methyltransferase, which translates to MGSSTTLLLRRLHEQNQTELMARARAQYRGPSEAFLTLAEEYEALAPRLRGRFLETLGLSSEDFESSQGNPLLLAVSAETGRFLRNMVLSQQPARILELGSSCGVSTLYFAEALRTLGRGVVVATECDALKCTQLRAHVKTAALDAYVDLREGDVFETVAGLDDTFDMVFIDVWADAYLDLFRQIGHLLRPGSVVLADNMYTAESAVQPYKHYLDDNPRFSTTTLDFESGIEFTVVVS; encoded by the coding sequence ATGGGCTCATCCACGACCCTTCTTCTGCGACGGCTTCACGAACAAAACCAGACCGAGTTGATGGCCCGCGCACGCGCGCAGTACCGCGGGCCGAGCGAGGCGTTTCTGACGCTCGCGGAGGAATACGAAGCCCTTGCTCCCCGGTTGCGGGGAAGGTTTCTCGAAACGCTCGGACTCTCCAGTGAAGACTTCGAGTCTTCACAAGGCAATCCGCTGCTATTGGCCGTGTCGGCGGAAACGGGACGATTCCTGCGCAACATGGTGCTCTCGCAACAGCCGGCCCGAATCCTCGAACTCGGCAGCTCCTGCGGCGTGTCCACGCTGTATTTCGCCGAAGCCCTGCGCACCCTGGGCCGCGGCGTGGTCGTCGCGACGGAATGCGACGCGCTCAAGTGCACACAACTGCGCGCGCACGTCAAAACAGCGGCCCTGGACGCTTATGTCGACCTGCGTGAAGGCGATGTATTCGAGACCGTTGCCGGACTGGACGATACGTTCGACATGGTCTTTATCGACGTCTGGGCCGACGCCTATCTCGACCTGTTCAGGCAGATCGGGCATCTGTTGCGCCCGGGATCGGTCGTACTCGCCGACAACATGTACACAGCCGAGAGCGCGGTCCAACCGTACAAGCACTACCTCGACGACAATCCGCGTTTTTCGACCACGACGCTGGACTTCGAATCAGGCATTGAATTCACCGTCGTCGTTTCCTGA
- a CDS encoding 4Fe-4S dicluster domain-containing protein: protein MREKSASGCKQEPGVIAPVVDLKRCEGKADCVTVCPEAVFEVRHIDRTDYLGLDLMHRLKQRVHGMKVAYTPNAQACRSCGLCVTACPERAITLVRRT from the coding sequence ATGCGCGAGAAATCGGCGAGCGGCTGCAAACAGGAGCCGGGCGTGATTGCGCCCGTCGTCGACCTGAAACGTTGCGAGGGCAAGGCGGATTGCGTCACGGTCTGCCCCGAGGCCGTGTTCGAGGTGCGCCACATCGACAGGACCGATTACCTCGGCCTCGATTTGATGCATCGCCTCAAGCAGCGGGTGCATGGAATGAAGGTCGCCTACACGCCGAATGCGCAGGCGTGCCGGTCGTGCGGATTGTGTGTGACGGCCTGCCCCGAACGCGCTATCACGCTCGTCCGGCGGACATAG